A genomic stretch from Arachis stenosperma cultivar V10309 chromosome 3, arast.V10309.gnm1.PFL2, whole genome shotgun sequence includes:
- the LOC130966513 gene encoding uncharacterized protein LOC130966513, which translates to MARMEAMLANLGKEFKDMKKFQQKVISNLQNQDAATQKLEAQIEYLSKKAPSHSSGNATRTNSKEECKAITLRNGKELKENPRETQEGKEEGISNAKEEAQAPTPNPSEEKEVLRPYVPKAPCPQCLMKNVKDSQFSKFLEIFKKIRINIPFAEALEQMPLYAKFLKELMTKKRSWRNDETVVLTEECSAIIQHKLPQKLKDPGSFQIPCFIGEIIVEKALCDLGASINLMTLTMIKRMKIEEAKPTRMALQ; encoded by the coding sequence ATGGCTAGGATGGAAGCTATGCTTGCAAATCTTGGCAAGGAATTTAAAGACATGAAAAAATTCCAGCAGAAAGTAATATCCAATTTGCAAAACCAAGATGCTGCCACTCAGAAACTTGAAGCACAAATCGAATACTTGTCCAAGAAAGCCCCTAGCCATAGTTCAGGTAATGCCACCAGGACAAATTCAAAAGAGGAATGCAAAGCTATTACCCTTAGAAACGGAAAGGAATTGAAAGAGAATCCAAGGGAGACTCAAGAAGGGAAGGAAGAGGGCATTTCAAACGCTAAGGAAGAGGCACAAGCACCTACTCCCAACCCATCAGAAGAGAAAGAAGTTCTAAGGCCATATGTCCCAAAGGCTCCTTGCCCTCAGTGCCTAATGAAGAATGTAAAGGACAGTCAATTCTCCAAATTTTTGGAGATTTTCAAGAAAATTCGTATCAACATTCCCTTTGCAGAAGCACTAGAACAAATGCCACTTTATGCTAAGTTTTTGAAGGAATTaatgaccaagaagagaagttggagGAATGATGAAACTGTGGTATTAACtgaggaatgtagtgctatcaTCCAACACAAGCTGCCTCAAAAATTGAAGGACCCAGGAAGCTTCCAAATTCCTTGCTTCATAGGGGAAATAATAGTTGAAAAAGCCTTATGTGACTTGGGAGCTAGTATAAATTTGATGACCTTAACAATGATAAAAAgaatgaagattgaggaagccaaaccaacaagaatggccctcCAATAA